The window TTCAATTGCGGGCCGCATCGGATGAAGGCCGAGGCTTGGCAGTGACTACGCGTGCTGGTTACGTAGCACCGCTGAAACCCGCAACCGAAGTCAAACCGTAAGCGAGGAACCAGGATGTCCGTGTACCCTCATCGCCGGAGGCGTCCGGTCCTACATTGGGCGCAGCTAGCATTCCTCGCGTTGGGTGTCGCCTTGCTTGGATATGTCGGATATTCGCTGCTGGATAGCACGCTGTTCCAGTTGTACGAACATTGGCGGTTTGACCGGGCGGTGAATGCGTCGCGTCGGGCACCCATTAAAGAGCAGCCAGGTGTCCCACTGACAATTGATTCGTCGCCCGAGGAAGTCGGTCGTGCGACGTTCACTGATGGCTCCGTGCTCGGACGGATTGAGATCCGCAGAATTGGCGTATCTGTCATAGTCATGGAAGGCACCGATCGAAGGACATTGCAACGGGCGGTCGGCCATATCGCGGGAACCTCCCTGCCTGGTCAGCCGGGAAACATCGCCATTGCGGGACACCGCGACACTTTTTTCAGAGAGTTGCGAAATCTTCGCTTGGGCGATGAGATTACTCTGACGACGCTGGATGGATCGTTGGTTTATGAAGTCGATTCGATGAAGGTAGTTGCAGCAGATAACACGGCGGTACTTAACCATTCCACGAGATCAGACCTTACTTTGGTGACCTGCTATCCCTTCTACTTTGTAGGTCCGGCCCCGAGGAGATTCGTGGTGCACGCAACAGCGAAAGTGAGTACCGCAAGCGGCAGGTGATGAGACCTCCTCATTCTCGACGTTGCTCAATACGTGCAGTCGACCAGATATGTCACTATCTGCGTGATCAGTACTCGCGCTTACTGGCGGTACACAAAGGGCTGAACCTCACGTGATTGCGGGATTCGATGCGAAAAGCGGGAGAATACACTATGCCACGCAAGCGATGCTACAGATTGCTCAACTTACTGATGATCCTACTTTGCGGCGTAGCGGCAGCGCAGGTTCAACAGGAGAGCAGGACCCTCGTGGTGAATGGACAGACCGGAAAAGCAACGGTCGTCCAAATCAACGGGAGGACATACATAGACCTGGAAAACCTGGCACGGGTAGCAAATGGCTCAGTGGGTTTTCGCGGGAAGCAGATCACTCTGACACTACCTTCCATTGCGAGCGCGTCCGAGGAGTCTCCGGCGCCAGAGCGAGAGGCCCATGCCGGTCTTTCGCGGAATTTCAGGACGGCAGGGATCGAAACGATCGCACGGATGAGGGAGTGGGCAAGTACACTGGCCTACGCCGTACAAAATGGATATGGCGTTACCGAGAACTGGGCGGCCGGGTACCGGGATCAGGCTGCAAGCAGCCTCAATTTGGCGACCGCAGCTGCATCTACAGACTCTGACCACGATGCTCTTCAGTTGCTCAATAATGAGTTCGAGGCCGTCAAACTGTGGAGCAGCAACCTGGTC of the Terriglobia bacterium genome contains:
- a CDS encoding class D sortase — its product is MSVYPHRRRRPVLHWAQLAFLALGVALLGYVGYSLLDSTLFQLYEHWRFDRAVNASRRAPIKEQPGVPLTIDSSPEEVGRATFTDGSVLGRIEIRRIGVSVIVMEGTDRRTLQRAVGHIAGTSLPGQPGNIAIAGHRDTFFRELRNLRLGDEITLTTLDGSLVYEVDSMKVVAADNTAVLNHSTRSDLTLVTCYPFYFVGPAPRRFVVHATAKVSTASGR